A region from the Bactrocera dorsalis isolate Fly_Bdor chromosome 1, ASM2337382v1, whole genome shotgun sequence genome encodes:
- the LOC109580004 gene encoding uncharacterized protein LOC109580004 isoform X2: MNKRTFSNLLSKEKASFNASVAKFRKLNESSNISKSDNIPSQSRTAGSKFFFCDVSDNCKETSNFETEEELEYGSDSDREFLPESPSSDTIDAKQRGGGENSKPNKNANTAMVLQQILDTLDRMESRQEEIISRLSAVENALIEKMPERAEVQAQSQLLREFKVLSVKTHRSVSRITGDVMSDEELLLHSLLPMSSEETVLKVEEHLTHKAYVDAMAAIILNLKSTKKSIENVLRSLFSDKLIWMYNCDGKAGKKPLSNLKTVDLTFAAFPSMNIHKTSVIRRYVSLSHNRHKHFRRYMENALTEKMPERAEVQAQSQLLRECKVPSVKTHRSVSRITGDVVGEEQPNVENALTEKMPERAEAQARSQLLRECKEPSVKTHRSVSRITGDVVGEEQLNVGNSLTEKMPERAEAQARSQLLRGCKVPSVKTHRSVSRITGEVVGEEQPNVENALTEKMPERAEVQAQSQLLRECKVLGEEQLLLQSMLPLSSEETVLKVEEHLTHKAHADAMATIILNLKSIKGSIEMVLRSLFSDELIWMYNCDGTAGKRPLIKLKTVDLTFAAFASKDKDIDKTSVIRRYVTLSHNRYKHIRRSIRRNNVFFDLSD, from the exons atgaacaaAAGGACATTTTCAAACCTTTTAAGTAAGGAGAAGGCAAGTTTTAATGCTTCAGTTGCGAAGTTTCGCAAATTGAATGAAAgtagtaatatttcaaaaagcgATAATATACCATCCCAAAGTAGGACAGCAGGTTCTAAATTCTTCTTCTGTGATGTATCAGATAATTGTAAAGAAACCAGTAATTTTGAAACTGAAGAGGAACTGGAGTATGGTAGTGATAGTGATAGGGAATTTTTGCCGGAATCCCCCTCCTCGGATACTATTGATGCAAAACAGCGAGGCG GAGGAGAAAATAGCAAAcccaataaaaatgcaaatacagCGATGGTACTGCAACAAATTTTGGATACCCTTGATAGGATGGAATCTAGGCAAGAGGAAATAATAAGCCGACTTTCAGCTGTGGAAAATGCTCTTATTGAAAag atgCCCGAACGTGCTGAGGTGCAAGCGCAAAGCCAATTGTTGCGGGAATTTAAGGTGCTCTCAGTAAAAACCCACCGCAGTGTAAGCCGCATCACTGGCGACGTGATGAGTGATGAGGAGCTTCTATTACATAGTTTGCTCCCCATGTCGTCAGAGGAAACAGTGTTGAAGGTGGAGGAGCACCTTACACACAAAGCTTACGTTGACGCTATG GCGGCGATCATCCTCAACCTAAAATCTACCAAGAAGTCGATTGAAAATGTGTTGCGATCACTATTTAGCGACAAGTTGATATGGATGTATAACTGCGATGGGAAGGCGGGCAAAAAGCCAttatcaaatttaaaaacagtGGATCTCACTTTcg ctGCATTTCCAAGTATGAACATTCATAAAACTTCAGTTATAAGGCGTTATGTAAGTTTAAGTCACAATAGGCATAAGCATTTTAGGCGTTATATGGAAAATGCTCTTACTGAAAag atgCCCGAACGTGCTGAGGTGCAAGCGCAAAGCCAATTGTTGCGGGAATGTAAGGTGCCCTCAGTAAAAACCCACCGCAGTGTAAGCCGCATCACTGGCGACGTGGTGGGTGAGGAGCAGCCTAATGTGGAAAATGCTCTTACTGAAAag atgCCCGAACGTGCTGAGGCGCAAGCGCGAAGCCAATTGTTGCGGGAATGTAAAGAGCCCTCAGTAAAAACTCACCGCAGTGTAAGCCGCATCACTGGCGACGTGGTGGGCGAGGAGCAGCTTAATGTGGGAAATTCTCTTACTGAAAag atgCCCGAACGTGCTGAGGCGCAAGCGCGAAGCCAATTGTTGCGGGGATGTAAGGTGCCCTCAGTAAAAACCCACCGCAGTGTAAGCCGCATCACTGGCGAAGTGGTGGGTGAGGAGCAGCCTAATGTGGAAAATGCTCTTACTGAAAag atgCCCGAACGTGCTGAGGTGCAAGCGCAAAGCCAATTGTTGCGGGAATGTAAGGTGCTGGGTGAGGAGCAGCTTCTATTACAAAGTATGCTCCCCTTGTCGTCAGAGGAAACAGTGTTGAAGGTGGAGGAGCACCTTACACACAAAGCTCACGCTGATGCTATG GCGACGATTATCCTCAACCTTAAGTCTATCAAGGGGTCGATTGAAATGGTGTTGCGGTCACTATTTAGCGACGAGTTAATATGGATGTATAACTGCGATGGGACGGCGGGCAAAAGGccgttaataaaattaaaaacagtggATCTCACTTTcg cCGCATTTGCAAGTAAGGACAAGGACATTGATAAAACTTCAGTTATAAGGCGTTATGTAACTTTAAGTCACAATAGATATAAACATATTAGGCGTAGTATAAGAAGAAATAATGTGTTTTTTGATTTATCAGATTAA
- the LOC109580004 gene encoding uncharacterized protein LOC109580004 isoform X5: MNKRTFSNLLSKEKASFNASVAKFRKLNESSNISKSDNIPSQSRTAGSKFFFCDVSDNCKETSNFETEEELEYGSDSDREFLPESPSSDTIDAKQRGGGENSKPNKNANTAMVLQQILDTLDRMESRQEEIISRLSAVENALIEKMPERAEVQAQSQLLREFKVLSVKTHRSVSRITGDVMSDEELLLHSLLPMSSEETVLKVEEHLTHKAYVDAMAAIILNLKSTKKSIENVLRSLFSDKLIWMYNCDGKAGKKPLSNLKTVDLTFAAFPSMNIHKTSVIRRYVSLSHNRHKHFRRYMENALTEKMPERAEVQAQSQLLRECSEKTPRSVSPITGDVVGEEQLNVENSLTEKMPERAEVQAQSQLLRECKVPSVKTHRSVSRITGDVVGEEQPNVENALTEKMPERAEAQARSQLLRECKEPSVKTHRSVSRITGDVVGEEQLNVGNSLTEKMPERAEVQAQSQLLRECKVLGEEQLLLQSMLPLSSEETVLKVEEHLTHKAHADAMATIILNLKSIKGSIEMVLRSLFSDELIWMYNCDGTAGKRPLIKLKTVDLTFAAFASKDKDIDKTSVIRRYVTLSHNRYKHIRRSIRRNNVFFDLSD; encoded by the exons atgaacaaAAGGACATTTTCAAACCTTTTAAGTAAGGAGAAGGCAAGTTTTAATGCTTCAGTTGCGAAGTTTCGCAAATTGAATGAAAgtagtaatatttcaaaaagcgATAATATACCATCCCAAAGTAGGACAGCAGGTTCTAAATTCTTCTTCTGTGATGTATCAGATAATTGTAAAGAAACCAGTAATTTTGAAACTGAAGAGGAACTGGAGTATGGTAGTGATAGTGATAGGGAATTTTTGCCGGAATCCCCCTCCTCGGATACTATTGATGCAAAACAGCGAGGCG GAGGAGAAAATAGCAAAcccaataaaaatgcaaatacagCGATGGTACTGCAACAAATTTTGGATACCCTTGATAGGATGGAATCTAGGCAAGAGGAAATAATAAGCCGACTTTCAGCTGTGGAAAATGCTCTTATTGAAAag atgCCCGAACGTGCTGAGGTGCAAGCGCAAAGCCAATTGTTGCGGGAATTTAAGGTGCTCTCAGTAAAAACCCACCGCAGTGTAAGCCGCATCACTGGCGACGTGATGAGTGATGAGGAGCTTCTATTACATAGTTTGCTCCCCATGTCGTCAGAGGAAACAGTGTTGAAGGTGGAGGAGCACCTTACACACAAAGCTTACGTTGACGCTATG GCGGCGATCATCCTCAACCTAAAATCTACCAAGAAGTCGATTGAAAATGTGTTGCGATCACTATTTAGCGACAAGTTGATATGGATGTATAACTGCGATGGGAAGGCGGGCAAAAAGCCAttatcaaatttaaaaacagtGGATCTCACTTTcg ctGCATTTCCAAGTATGAACATTCATAAAACTTCAGTTATAAGGCGTTATGTAAGTTTAAGTCACAATAGGCATAAGCATTTTAGGCGTTATATGGAAAATGCTCTTACTGAAAag ATGCCCGAACGTGCTGAGGTGCAAGCGCAAAGCCAATTGTTGCGAGAATGCTCAGAAAAAACCCCGCGCAGTGTAAGCCCCATCACTGGCGACGTGGTGGGCGAGGAGCAGCTTAATGTGGAAAATTCTCTTACTGAAAag atgCCCGAACGTGCTGAGGTGCAAGCGCAAAGCCAATTGTTGCGGGAATGTAAGGTGCCCTCAGTAAAAACCCACCGCAGTGTAAGCCGCATCACTGGCGACGTGGTGGGTGAGGAGCAGCCTAATGTGGAAAATGCTCTTACTGAAAag atgCCCGAACGTGCTGAGGCGCAAGCGCGAAGCCAATTGTTGCGGGAATGTAAAGAGCCCTCAGTAAAAACTCACCGCAGTGTAAGCCGCATCACTGGCGACGTGGTGGGCGAGGAGCAGCTTAATGTGGGAAATTCTCTTACTGAAAag atgCCCGAACGTGCTGAGGTGCAAGCGCAAAGCCAATTGTTGCGGGAATGTAAGGTGCTGGGTGAGGAGCAGCTTCTATTACAAAGTATGCTCCCCTTGTCGTCAGAGGAAACAGTGTTGAAGGTGGAGGAGCACCTTACACACAAAGCTCACGCTGATGCTATG GCGACGATTATCCTCAACCTTAAGTCTATCAAGGGGTCGATTGAAATGGTGTTGCGGTCACTATTTAGCGACGAGTTAATATGGATGTATAACTGCGATGGGACGGCGGGCAAAAGGccgttaataaaattaaaaacagtggATCTCACTTTcg cCGCATTTGCAAGTAAGGACAAGGACATTGATAAAACTTCAGTTATAAGGCGTTATGTAACTTTAAGTCACAATAGATATAAACATATTAGGCGTAGTATAAGAAGAAATAATGTGTTTTTTGATTTATCAGATTAA
- the LOC109580004 gene encoding uncharacterized protein LOC109580004 isoform X6 has protein sequence MNKRTFSNLLSKEKASFNASVAKFRKLNESSNISKSDNIPSQSRTAGSKFFFCDVSDNCKETSNFETEEELEYGSDSDREFLPESPSSDTIDAKQRGGGENSKPNKNANTAMVLQQILDTLDRMESRQEEIISRLSAVENALIEKMPERAEVQAQSQLLREFKVLSVKTHRSVSRITGDVMSDEELLLHSLLPMSSEETVLKVEEHLTHKAYVDAMAAIILNLKSTKKSIENVLRSLFSDKLIWMYNCDGKAGKKPLSNLKTVDLTFAAFPSMNIHKTSVIRRYVSLSHNRHKHFRRYMENALTEKMPERAEAQARSQLLRECKEPSVKTHRSVSRITGDVVGEEQLNVGNSLTEKMPERAEAQARSQLLRGCKVPSVKTHRSVSRITGEVVGEEQPNVENALTEKMPERAEVQAQSQLLRECKVLGEEQLLLQSMLPLSSEETVLKVEEHLTHKAHADAMATIILNLKSIKGSIEMVLRSLFSDELIWMYNCDGTAGKRPLIKLKTVDLTFAAFASKDKDIDKTSVIRRYVTLSHNRYKHIRRSIRRNNVFFDLSD, from the exons atgaacaaAAGGACATTTTCAAACCTTTTAAGTAAGGAGAAGGCAAGTTTTAATGCTTCAGTTGCGAAGTTTCGCAAATTGAATGAAAgtagtaatatttcaaaaagcgATAATATACCATCCCAAAGTAGGACAGCAGGTTCTAAATTCTTCTTCTGTGATGTATCAGATAATTGTAAAGAAACCAGTAATTTTGAAACTGAAGAGGAACTGGAGTATGGTAGTGATAGTGATAGGGAATTTTTGCCGGAATCCCCCTCCTCGGATACTATTGATGCAAAACAGCGAGGCG GAGGAGAAAATAGCAAAcccaataaaaatgcaaatacagCGATGGTACTGCAACAAATTTTGGATACCCTTGATAGGATGGAATCTAGGCAAGAGGAAATAATAAGCCGACTTTCAGCTGTGGAAAATGCTCTTATTGAAAag atgCCCGAACGTGCTGAGGTGCAAGCGCAAAGCCAATTGTTGCGGGAATTTAAGGTGCTCTCAGTAAAAACCCACCGCAGTGTAAGCCGCATCACTGGCGACGTGATGAGTGATGAGGAGCTTCTATTACATAGTTTGCTCCCCATGTCGTCAGAGGAAACAGTGTTGAAGGTGGAGGAGCACCTTACACACAAAGCTTACGTTGACGCTATG GCGGCGATCATCCTCAACCTAAAATCTACCAAGAAGTCGATTGAAAATGTGTTGCGATCACTATTTAGCGACAAGTTGATATGGATGTATAACTGCGATGGGAAGGCGGGCAAAAAGCCAttatcaaatttaaaaacagtGGATCTCACTTTcg ctGCATTTCCAAGTATGAACATTCATAAAACTTCAGTTATAAGGCGTTATGTAAGTTTAAGTCACAATAGGCATAAGCATTTTAGGCGTTATATGGAAAATGCTCTTACTGAAAag atgCCCGAACGTGCTGAGGCGCAAGCGCGAAGCCAATTGTTGCGGGAATGTAAAGAGCCCTCAGTAAAAACTCACCGCAGTGTAAGCCGCATCACTGGCGACGTGGTGGGCGAGGAGCAGCTTAATGTGGGAAATTCTCTTACTGAAAag atgCCCGAACGTGCTGAGGCGCAAGCGCGAAGCCAATTGTTGCGGGGATGTAAGGTGCCCTCAGTAAAAACCCACCGCAGTGTAAGCCGCATCACTGGCGAAGTGGTGGGTGAGGAGCAGCCTAATGTGGAAAATGCTCTTACTGAAAag atgCCCGAACGTGCTGAGGTGCAAGCGCAAAGCCAATTGTTGCGGGAATGTAAGGTGCTGGGTGAGGAGCAGCTTCTATTACAAAGTATGCTCCCCTTGTCGTCAGAGGAAACAGTGTTGAAGGTGGAGGAGCACCTTACACACAAAGCTCACGCTGATGCTATG GCGACGATTATCCTCAACCTTAAGTCTATCAAGGGGTCGATTGAAATGGTGTTGCGGTCACTATTTAGCGACGAGTTAATATGGATGTATAACTGCGATGGGACGGCGGGCAAAAGGccgttaataaaattaaaaacagtggATCTCACTTTcg cCGCATTTGCAAGTAAGGACAAGGACATTGATAAAACTTCAGTTATAAGGCGTTATGTAACTTTAAGTCACAATAGATATAAACATATTAGGCGTAGTATAAGAAGAAATAATGTGTTTTTTGATTTATCAGATTAA
- the LOC109580004 gene encoding uncharacterized protein LOC109580004 isoform X3, with protein MNKRTFSNLLSKEKASFNASVAKFRKLNESSNISKSDNIPSQSRTAGSKFFFCDVSDNCKETSNFETEEELEYGSDSDREFLPESPSSDTIDAKQRGGGENSKPNKNANTAMVLQQILDTLDRMESRQEEIISRLSAVENALIEKMPERAEVQAQSQLLREFKVLSVKTHRSVSRITGDVMSDEELLLHSLLPMSSEETVLKVEEHLTHKAYVDAMAAIILNLKSTKKSIENVLRSLFSDKLIWMYNCDGKAGKKPLSNLKTVDLTFAAFPSMNIHKTSVIRRYVSLSHNRHKHFRRYMENALTEKMPERAEVQAQSQLLRECSEKTPRSVSPITGDVVGEEQLNVENSLTEKMPERAEVQAQSQLLRECKVPSVKTHRSVSRITGDVVGEEQPNVENALTEKMPERAEAQARSQLLRGCKVPSVKTHRSVSRITGEVVGEEQPNVENALTEKMPERAEVQAQSQLLRECKVLGEEQLLLQSMLPLSSEETVLKVEEHLTHKAHADAMATIILNLKSIKGSIEMVLRSLFSDELIWMYNCDGTAGKRPLIKLKTVDLTFAAFASKDKDIDKTSVIRRYVTLSHNRYKHIRRSIRRNNVFFDLSD; from the exons atgaacaaAAGGACATTTTCAAACCTTTTAAGTAAGGAGAAGGCAAGTTTTAATGCTTCAGTTGCGAAGTTTCGCAAATTGAATGAAAgtagtaatatttcaaaaagcgATAATATACCATCCCAAAGTAGGACAGCAGGTTCTAAATTCTTCTTCTGTGATGTATCAGATAATTGTAAAGAAACCAGTAATTTTGAAACTGAAGAGGAACTGGAGTATGGTAGTGATAGTGATAGGGAATTTTTGCCGGAATCCCCCTCCTCGGATACTATTGATGCAAAACAGCGAGGCG GAGGAGAAAATAGCAAAcccaataaaaatgcaaatacagCGATGGTACTGCAACAAATTTTGGATACCCTTGATAGGATGGAATCTAGGCAAGAGGAAATAATAAGCCGACTTTCAGCTGTGGAAAATGCTCTTATTGAAAag atgCCCGAACGTGCTGAGGTGCAAGCGCAAAGCCAATTGTTGCGGGAATTTAAGGTGCTCTCAGTAAAAACCCACCGCAGTGTAAGCCGCATCACTGGCGACGTGATGAGTGATGAGGAGCTTCTATTACATAGTTTGCTCCCCATGTCGTCAGAGGAAACAGTGTTGAAGGTGGAGGAGCACCTTACACACAAAGCTTACGTTGACGCTATG GCGGCGATCATCCTCAACCTAAAATCTACCAAGAAGTCGATTGAAAATGTGTTGCGATCACTATTTAGCGACAAGTTGATATGGATGTATAACTGCGATGGGAAGGCGGGCAAAAAGCCAttatcaaatttaaaaacagtGGATCTCACTTTcg ctGCATTTCCAAGTATGAACATTCATAAAACTTCAGTTATAAGGCGTTATGTAAGTTTAAGTCACAATAGGCATAAGCATTTTAGGCGTTATATGGAAAATGCTCTTACTGAAAag ATGCCCGAACGTGCTGAGGTGCAAGCGCAAAGCCAATTGTTGCGAGAATGCTCAGAAAAAACCCCGCGCAGTGTAAGCCCCATCACTGGCGACGTGGTGGGCGAGGAGCAGCTTAATGTGGAAAATTCTCTTACTGAAAag atgCCCGAACGTGCTGAGGTGCAAGCGCAAAGCCAATTGTTGCGGGAATGTAAGGTGCCCTCAGTAAAAACCCACCGCAGTGTAAGCCGCATCACTGGCGACGTGGTGGGTGAGGAGCAGCCTAATGTGGAAAATGCTCTTACTGAAAag atgCCCGAACGTGCTGAGGCGCAAGCGCGAAGCCAATTGTTGCGGGGATGTAAGGTGCCCTCAGTAAAAACCCACCGCAGTGTAAGCCGCATCACTGGCGAAGTGGTGGGTGAGGAGCAGCCTAATGTGGAAAATGCTCTTACTGAAAag atgCCCGAACGTGCTGAGGTGCAAGCGCAAAGCCAATTGTTGCGGGAATGTAAGGTGCTGGGTGAGGAGCAGCTTCTATTACAAAGTATGCTCCCCTTGTCGTCAGAGGAAACAGTGTTGAAGGTGGAGGAGCACCTTACACACAAAGCTCACGCTGATGCTATG GCGACGATTATCCTCAACCTTAAGTCTATCAAGGGGTCGATTGAAATGGTGTTGCGGTCACTATTTAGCGACGAGTTAATATGGATGTATAACTGCGATGGGACGGCGGGCAAAAGGccgttaataaaattaaaaacagtggATCTCACTTTcg cCGCATTTGCAAGTAAGGACAAGGACATTGATAAAACTTCAGTTATAAGGCGTTATGTAACTTTAAGTCACAATAGATATAAACATATTAGGCGTAGTATAAGAAGAAATAATGTGTTTTTTGATTTATCAGATTAA
- the LOC109580004 gene encoding uncharacterized protein LOC109580004 isoform X8 produces the protein MNKRTFSNLLSKEKASFNASVAKFRKLNESSNISKSDNIPSQSRTAGSKFFFCDVSDNCKETSNFETEEELEYGSDSDREFLPESPSSDTIDAKQRGGGENSKPNKNANTAMVLQQILDTLDRMESRQEEIISRLSAVENALIEKMPERAEVQAQSQLLREFKVLSVKTHRSVSRITGDVMSDEELLLHSLLPMSSEETVLKVEEHLTHKAYVDAMAAIILNLKSTKKSIENVLRSLFSDKLIWMYNCDGKAGKKPLSNLKTVDLTFAAFPSMNIHKTSVIRRYVSLSHNRHKHFRRYMENALTEKMPERAEVQAQSQLLRECSEKTPRSVSPITGDVVGEEQLNVENSLTEKMPERAEAQARSQLLRGCKVPSVKTHRSVSRITGEVVGEEQPNVENALTEKMPERAEVQAQSQLLRECKVLGEEQLLLQSMLPLSSEETVLKVEEHLTHKAHADAMATIILNLKSIKGSIEMVLRSLFSDELIWMYNCDGTAGKRPLIKLKTVDLTFAAFASKDKDIDKTSVIRRYVTLSHNRYKHIRRSIRRNNVFFDLSD, from the exons atgaacaaAAGGACATTTTCAAACCTTTTAAGTAAGGAGAAGGCAAGTTTTAATGCTTCAGTTGCGAAGTTTCGCAAATTGAATGAAAgtagtaatatttcaaaaagcgATAATATACCATCCCAAAGTAGGACAGCAGGTTCTAAATTCTTCTTCTGTGATGTATCAGATAATTGTAAAGAAACCAGTAATTTTGAAACTGAAGAGGAACTGGAGTATGGTAGTGATAGTGATAGGGAATTTTTGCCGGAATCCCCCTCCTCGGATACTATTGATGCAAAACAGCGAGGCG GAGGAGAAAATAGCAAAcccaataaaaatgcaaatacagCGATGGTACTGCAACAAATTTTGGATACCCTTGATAGGATGGAATCTAGGCAAGAGGAAATAATAAGCCGACTTTCAGCTGTGGAAAATGCTCTTATTGAAAag atgCCCGAACGTGCTGAGGTGCAAGCGCAAAGCCAATTGTTGCGGGAATTTAAGGTGCTCTCAGTAAAAACCCACCGCAGTGTAAGCCGCATCACTGGCGACGTGATGAGTGATGAGGAGCTTCTATTACATAGTTTGCTCCCCATGTCGTCAGAGGAAACAGTGTTGAAGGTGGAGGAGCACCTTACACACAAAGCTTACGTTGACGCTATG GCGGCGATCATCCTCAACCTAAAATCTACCAAGAAGTCGATTGAAAATGTGTTGCGATCACTATTTAGCGACAAGTTGATATGGATGTATAACTGCGATGGGAAGGCGGGCAAAAAGCCAttatcaaatttaaaaacagtGGATCTCACTTTcg ctGCATTTCCAAGTATGAACATTCATAAAACTTCAGTTATAAGGCGTTATGTAAGTTTAAGTCACAATAGGCATAAGCATTTTAGGCGTTATATGGAAAATGCTCTTACTGAAAag ATGCCCGAACGTGCTGAGGTGCAAGCGCAAAGCCAATTGTTGCGAGAATGCTCAGAAAAAACCCCGCGCAGTGTAAGCCCCATCACTGGCGACGTGGTGGGCGAGGAGCAGCTTAATGTGGAAAATTCTCTTACTGAAAag atgCCCGAACGTGCTGAGGCGCAAGCGCGAAGCCAATTGTTGCGGGGATGTAAGGTGCCCTCAGTAAAAACCCACCGCAGTGTAAGCCGCATCACTGGCGAAGTGGTGGGTGAGGAGCAGCCTAATGTGGAAAATGCTCTTACTGAAAag atgCCCGAACGTGCTGAGGTGCAAGCGCAAAGCCAATTGTTGCGGGAATGTAAGGTGCTGGGTGAGGAGCAGCTTCTATTACAAAGTATGCTCCCCTTGTCGTCAGAGGAAACAGTGTTGAAGGTGGAGGAGCACCTTACACACAAAGCTCACGCTGATGCTATG GCGACGATTATCCTCAACCTTAAGTCTATCAAGGGGTCGATTGAAATGGTGTTGCGGTCACTATTTAGCGACGAGTTAATATGGATGTATAACTGCGATGGGACGGCGGGCAAAAGGccgttaataaaattaaaaacagtggATCTCACTTTcg cCGCATTTGCAAGTAAGGACAAGGACATTGATAAAACTTCAGTTATAAGGCGTTATGTAACTTTAAGTCACAATAGATATAAACATATTAGGCGTAGTATAAGAAGAAATAATGTGTTTTTTGATTTATCAGATTAA
- the LOC109580004 gene encoding uncharacterized protein LOC109580004 isoform X1, protein MNKRTFSNLLSKEKASFNASVAKFRKLNESSNISKSDNIPSQSRTAGSKFFFCDVSDNCKETSNFETEEELEYGSDSDREFLPESPSSDTIDAKQRGGGENSKPNKNANTAMVLQQILDTLDRMESRQEEIISRLSAVENALIEKMPERAEVQAQSQLLREFKVLSVKTHRSVSRITGDVMSDEELLLHSLLPMSSEETVLKVEEHLTHKAYVDAMAAIILNLKSTKKSIENVLRSLFSDKLIWMYNCDGKAGKKPLSNLKTVDLTFAAFPSMNIHKTSVIRRYVSLSHNRHKHFRRYMENALTEKMPERAEVQAQSQLLRECSEKTPRSVSPITGDVVGEEQLNVENSLTEKMPERAEVQAQSQLLRECKVPSVKTHRSVSRITGDVVGEEQPNVENALTEKMPERAEAQARSQLLRECKEPSVKTHRSVSRITGDVVGEEQLNVGNSLTEKMPERAEAQARSQLLRGCKVPSVKTHRSVSRITGEVVGEEQPNVENALTEKMPERAEVQAQSQLLRECKVLGEEQLLLQSMLPLSSEETVLKVEEHLTHKAHADAMATIILNLKSIKGSIEMVLRSLFSDELIWMYNCDGTAGKRPLIKLKTVDLTFAAFASKDKDIDKTSVIRRYVTLSHNRYKHIRRSIRRNNVFFDLSD, encoded by the exons atgaacaaAAGGACATTTTCAAACCTTTTAAGTAAGGAGAAGGCAAGTTTTAATGCTTCAGTTGCGAAGTTTCGCAAATTGAATGAAAgtagtaatatttcaaaaagcgATAATATACCATCCCAAAGTAGGACAGCAGGTTCTAAATTCTTCTTCTGTGATGTATCAGATAATTGTAAAGAAACCAGTAATTTTGAAACTGAAGAGGAACTGGAGTATGGTAGTGATAGTGATAGGGAATTTTTGCCGGAATCCCCCTCCTCGGATACTATTGATGCAAAACAGCGAGGCG GAGGAGAAAATAGCAAAcccaataaaaatgcaaatacagCGATGGTACTGCAACAAATTTTGGATACCCTTGATAGGATGGAATCTAGGCAAGAGGAAATAATAAGCCGACTTTCAGCTGTGGAAAATGCTCTTATTGAAAag atgCCCGAACGTGCTGAGGTGCAAGCGCAAAGCCAATTGTTGCGGGAATTTAAGGTGCTCTCAGTAAAAACCCACCGCAGTGTAAGCCGCATCACTGGCGACGTGATGAGTGATGAGGAGCTTCTATTACATAGTTTGCTCCCCATGTCGTCAGAGGAAACAGTGTTGAAGGTGGAGGAGCACCTTACACACAAAGCTTACGTTGACGCTATG GCGGCGATCATCCTCAACCTAAAATCTACCAAGAAGTCGATTGAAAATGTGTTGCGATCACTATTTAGCGACAAGTTGATATGGATGTATAACTGCGATGGGAAGGCGGGCAAAAAGCCAttatcaaatttaaaaacagtGGATCTCACTTTcg ctGCATTTCCAAGTATGAACATTCATAAAACTTCAGTTATAAGGCGTTATGTAAGTTTAAGTCACAATAGGCATAAGCATTTTAGGCGTTATATGGAAAATGCTCTTACTGAAAag ATGCCCGAACGTGCTGAGGTGCAAGCGCAAAGCCAATTGTTGCGAGAATGCTCAGAAAAAACCCCGCGCAGTGTAAGCCCCATCACTGGCGACGTGGTGGGCGAGGAGCAGCTTAATGTGGAAAATTCTCTTACTGAAAag atgCCCGAACGTGCTGAGGTGCAAGCGCAAAGCCAATTGTTGCGGGAATGTAAGGTGCCCTCAGTAAAAACCCACCGCAGTGTAAGCCGCATCACTGGCGACGTGGTGGGTGAGGAGCAGCCTAATGTGGAAAATGCTCTTACTGAAAag atgCCCGAACGTGCTGAGGCGCAAGCGCGAAGCCAATTGTTGCGGGAATGTAAAGAGCCCTCAGTAAAAACTCACCGCAGTGTAAGCCGCATCACTGGCGACGTGGTGGGCGAGGAGCAGCTTAATGTGGGAAATTCTCTTACTGAAAag atgCCCGAACGTGCTGAGGCGCAAGCGCGAAGCCAATTGTTGCGGGGATGTAAGGTGCCCTCAGTAAAAACCCACCGCAGTGTAAGCCGCATCACTGGCGAAGTGGTGGGTGAGGAGCAGCCTAATGTGGAAAATGCTCTTACTGAAAag atgCCCGAACGTGCTGAGGTGCAAGCGCAAAGCCAATTGTTGCGGGAATGTAAGGTGCTGGGTGAGGAGCAGCTTCTATTACAAAGTATGCTCCCCTTGTCGTCAGAGGAAACAGTGTTGAAGGTGGAGGAGCACCTTACACACAAAGCTCACGCTGATGCTATG GCGACGATTATCCTCAACCTTAAGTCTATCAAGGGGTCGATTGAAATGGTGTTGCGGTCACTATTTAGCGACGAGTTAATATGGATGTATAACTGCGATGGGACGGCGGGCAAAAGGccgttaataaaattaaaaacagtggATCTCACTTTcg cCGCATTTGCAAGTAAGGACAAGGACATTGATAAAACTTCAGTTATAAGGCGTTATGTAACTTTAAGTCACAATAGATATAAACATATTAGGCGTAGTATAAGAAGAAATAATGTGTTTTTTGATTTATCAGATTAA